In the Arachis ipaensis cultivar K30076 chromosome B04, Araip1.1, whole genome shotgun sequence genome, GATATCTGCCCGCTACATTTTAAGTAATAATTTACTTCCTTTTCTTAGAAAATTAGAAGTGTAGATGTCTAGACTGATACAGAAATGAATAATACAGCCAAAGCATTCATCTAAATAGAATACACAGCCATTTCGAAGTTATTAATATTACAGTATATACACGACAAAGGCAAAACAGACCATTTACTCATTAATTTCTTACCATATGGATTATACATGAAAAATAGCATTGTCTAAAATAAACAAGTACAAGAATTGAGATTTAAATTGATTATTTGGATACCTGCCTGGCAAGCACATTGCTCTGTTCACGAATGAAACCTACAGGCTATATCGTAGCAACCATAGAAAACAAGTTCAACCATCATTGTTAGTAGGAATGTAAAGAAAATACGAGCATAAACTATAACTGTCATGATGAAAAAGGTGATGAAAATTATAACTAACCGATTTAGGGTAGCACGGATCTACAATGGCGTAACGATTTTccttcaaaaacaaaataaaagaactCAAACAGTCAAAGATAAAATAGTaggaaacaaataaataaataaataaataaatagacaaaTAATTTGTTGGAAACTGTAAGAATTATGCCCCAGAAACTCAATGCAAAGTATGTACTGCCCCTAACGAGATGAACAAAACAAAACAGATCATTAAAATATCTCTATCAAGACAAAAACAACCATTGAAGAATAAGAGGATCACCTGCTCAAAGCCAAATACAAGATTTGCCCACTCAATATCTCTGGTAATTAGCAAGTTGGACCTCGCAACCAAAGGTGCTAACTTGGCCTAATATTAGAGGACAAATAGAGAACGTTTCATTATTTTAGTCTTAAATTTGACACAGAACCACTGATAATCTACATGACTTGAGACATCATCAAGGTATAGGTTTAAAACTAGTTACACCCTAAAGTACCCATATGCTTGTTTTACATGAAGATAAGCTACTACACCAAACATACCTTCGCTATATTTTTCATACCCCAAATAGCAATTAGCAAACTTAAGTTAAATTTCAATTATATGGCAGCCAAAACACAAACGAACTAATGGAAAATTAACTTGTCTGATTAGAAGACTCACCTCTTCGGGAGATTCTGCTTTCAAAACCTCAGAAACAGATTGACTAATTGGAGGTTGCTTCAAGAGCTTTTTACCTCTCCTTTTGACTCCGCTGTCTTCAGCAACAGAGGAATTGAAAAACCCTCTGCGATCACCATCAAGCAGTCTCATCCGTTGTTTCTCTATGGGGTGCTTCCCCATTTTCCTATCAGCAGCCCAAAGCTTCACAAGGAATTCCCTACTCAACTGATGATCAGCTTCATTTCCACGGCCAACGCCGCTTCCAAATAGCCGACACACAATGATGGGAATGTTATTGTTGTAGTTCCTAGCAACATTTTGTTGAAGACCCAAAAGCCCATAGACATGGGGATCGGTTATCTTAGAGAAGCAGCTCCTACCGTACTTTGTCCAATTCATCTTCAATCCAAAAGATTACAACTTTGATGAATAAACATAGATTTACATTGAAGCTATGTTATATGGATATGGGATATGAAAATTGAGGGGAAAACAAAAGGGCTATGAGTAGGGCACATTTGATTCGAATAAATAATCCTTCTGATCCTTTTAACAGTTCACACACAATAAAATTCCCAGGAAAACACATTCAcacaaaaagaaaagaacctttaTCTGATCCTTTTAAATGTTCGCCATTTATCTGAAATGTCAAAGTCTGCCATTTAGTTTTCGCATATATCATCAAT is a window encoding:
- the LOC107638465 gene encoding altered inheritance rate of mitochondria protein 25; amino-acid sequence: MNWTKYGRSCFSKITDPHVYGLLGLQQNVARNYNNNIPIIVCRLFGSGVGRGNEADHQLSREFLVKLWAADRKMGKHPIEKQRMRLLDGDRRGFFNSSVAEDSGVKRRGKKLLKQPPISQSVSEVLKAESPEEAKLAPLVARSNLLITRDIEWANLVFGFEQENRYAIVDPCYPKSPVGFIREQSNVLARQFLRLRRPFIAYITDGLGNELFRVRRPFWWITSSIYAEIDGKEVGVVHQRWHLWRRIYDLYLGNKQFAVVENPGLWNWTFTLKDINGEVLAQIDRDWRGFGFELLTDAGQYVIRFGISDPDLKIGRASKMEELEVIRPLTLAERAVAVALAISLDNDFFSRHGGWGLPFFVATE